The window TTTTGATATTATAACCTATATCAAACTAAGACTCTCATATAAGAACGTAAAAGACAATAAACTCCAGCCCCTCCCTCTACAACTTAACGAACAAAAAGTTACTCACGatcataaaaatagtttattcttttttttggttctGCAGTCATGGGTATTTTGCTCAAGTCtcaaataatctttttctttatagttAAACCTTTCTATAACAGTTTACTTTTGTTTACTAAACCCTTTCTTCCTTTGTTACCTTTAAAAGTTTGTGAATTACTGTCcacgaaaaaaaagtttttgttgtatttataacaaatatatcatatatcaatttaaaagttgtattttataattatagtgTTATATGTCATCAAACCCGGTAATATATAAGATATACTGTACATCAGAGATGCGTTTCATGTACAAcccatatatataaaataacatacACTTCTTGTAATGtgatcttttaaaaaaaatcttagtaatttattgaaaattcctacaaattaaaactatttgggtaattattataaaattgatcgTAAAGAACAACCAAGATAATTTACACTTATACTACAACACTTATAATCATTCAAATTTAGATTAATAATGCAATTTATTGTAAACATTTATGTTTCCATCACAATCCCAACTTATAAACAATGAGCAATCGTTCGTTTGTTatgaaatttcattaaattcacttaatacaaaaaaaataccacCGTCtttatagtataaaaatatagactattaacataattagtaataattattatcttaaaaaagCATTTTGGCTTATTATGATTAATCATTACCTTTTTATTACATctaagtaataaaattttgtacaaGTTCTTGGCatacaagaaattaaaatgtttatttgaaTACAATTATTAGTGACAGAAACATTTGGTTAAGTATTCTTTTATCCTTGCATATAGAGCGCATGAAATATGGCATACGTCATATATGCAATCATTAAATTTACCCTTAAATTATTGCTTcgtaatttactaatatttataaataagaaacaTATGTTGAGTTACCAACTTGGTTACTTACGATACCAAAGTTGAGTAGTCTTATAAGAAAAAGATAGAAGAAAGATAATTAGTATAAGTTAATATAAATCGTAAAACTTAAAAGAAGATATATACCCTAGAGCGCCTCATTTTCTTCTGCAGTTGTAATACACCATACATTAGCGCCTCTGCTGTCGGAGGGCATCCGGGAACATAAATGTCTACGGGAACAATTCGGTCACATCTAAAAGCAAccaattatatacatataattataactaattttttagtcattaaataataacgatgctaaaaaaaatatgaaaaaaaagaaaacagaATACCCTCTAACAACACTATAggaataatgataatatcCTCCACCATTTGCGCAAGAACCCATAGAAATTACCCATCGAGGTTCAGGCATCTGTATTcgaaatttattagattaaaaaataaataaaaaataaaaaagaaataacctACCTGATCATAAACTTTTCTTAATGGAGGAGccattttattagttaatgtACCTGCTACAATCATAACATCGGACTGACGAGGAGATGCACGAAATACAATTCCAATGCGATCTTGGTCATATCTAGCTGCTGCCATGTGCATCATTTCAACTGAAtgttataaaaggaaattatttgagtcatatatttatttattaaaatgaattttattttatgcatACCTGCACAACACGCTAAACCAAAAGTCTAGGAGAAtattaatgtataattatgtataattacaataaaattagggataaaaaattttcttaccaTAGGCCAAATCGAGCCCTGACGAGACCAATTTACAACTTGGTCTATGGTAGAAAGTACATATTCTATAATTGATGTAAATTGATTAGTATTGTCTGTTACGTACTTCAATAGAATGAAAGAACAGTACCTGCAGTATTAGAAGGCTTGGCTAAAGCAAAATCTCCAGgcgttgattttttttgtatattatcaAGAGGCTTTGAAGGGTTTGAAGTAATTGCTCCATTGCTTTCTGTGACGAACCCACGAATTAGATTAAATCTAAAagctatttaaaaatataaaatattaaatatacagaAAAGAGCACTCATAGTGTAATAAGTCTTGAAAgcttttaagtaatttaaattaaagataaacTATATTTCGAAGCACAAAcgaatttgaaattaaagctaaaaaataaactaaccGTTGCTCACCTTCCTTTGTCTTTAGAAATGGTCGCGTAGCTATTTCCAATAAACGTTCAAAAGTTCACTGAATTGCTACTGAACTAAGAAACACgcaaaaaaattagataaattatatacctgcactaaaaaaagatgaatttcGAAAAATTGACATTTTATCAATTGATATCGtaacaaattttgattttttatactataCGGTCACGTGATCCACATACGCCCCTATAccatatttttccaaaattagtCACCCCCCGAAATTAAGCATCCCTACAACTTTTCGAACTTTTAACCAAAATTCTTGTAAAAAAGGGGTGactaattttgaaaaatatggtATGTCACCGATATcttactataaattaaatcaaaatgaattaatttaagtttttcatatataatttgggtaaaattaaatgtttaaaaagtaaaatagtAGAAAAAAAAGGGAAGTACCATCTATATAAGAGGTATTGTAATTCATGTTATACAGTCACATCTCCATATCCATATGCATTTAGAGAGGGTATGCACTTAAAGAACAGCTAAtagaaaaatcaatattattacaCAATTAGCAATctgaaagaaattttatttaaatttaattttattttatattttgcaaAATAGAATTactaaaagaattttttccattaactttatatattcttttgcaTTTcctgttaaaataaaaatttctaagcCAGCAATTGTAGTATTAGTACTAATAATAGGAAATTCATTGCTATTATCCATTTCTTCTAAATCCATATTCTTCttgtcaatatttttaaagaaatatatatatgagttcttcaataatttcatcattttcataaacaacaatattcttttcaaatatattaaaaaattcttaaagtATTATATCTGCAAGTTCATCaaatatcaagtttttattttGGTAAACCTAAAATATGCCTAAAATACTtgtaaaatatacttttaatatacttgttttatccaaatatttaaattatacttaaaatatacttaaactagaatttaaatacaatataaatgtatttttacatatttaaaatattcttaatatgcttaaatgtaaatttaagtACAGTATaggtgtattttttatatacttaaaatatacttaaactttaataaaactcGTATATCTGGACACTTATTAGTGGTCAATAGGTGTCAACGTCATAGCAATTCTGTCAGGATCccacttacttataataaaggttacCATAGAAAATTGGCcttttactaatagtttttaccttacttttttcttaaattctattggttaattagctaaaaaggaaaaaaatcataacaatataatataaaatttccttttataatacatcaggaaatttgtttaggtgtaatttattgtaatattttggaggtggtgtaaaattttgaaatattacactaaaaacgtaatattacaaaagtttacgcttttaaatttgaataattatagtaatttaagaatatctcgctatctactaatccaatcaagacgatctataactcattggaatcagctcatcatgatgaatcgaatggtagtaaaatcgtatCTTTACATTTGATAGATaactttctattaatttaaaactttattgcatACTATAGAACATTCTATCAACTGTAGAAATGCgaatttactaccattcgattcgtcttgatgagc of the Rhizophagus irregularis chromosome 3, complete sequence genome contains:
- a CDS encoding NADH dehydrogenase Fe-S protein subunit 7 ndufs7 codes for the protein MSIFRNSSFFSAATRPFLKTKEAFRFNLIRGFVTESNGAITSNPSKPLDNIQKKSTPGDFALAKPSNTAEYVLSTIDQVVNWSRQGSIWPMTFGLACCAVEMMHMAAARYDQDRIGIVFRASPRQSDVMIVAGTLTNKMAPPLRKVYDQMPEPRWVISMGSCANGGGYYHYSYSVVRGCDRIVPVDIYVPGCPPTAEALMYGVLQLQKKMRRSRTTQLWYRK